In one Pempheris klunzingeri isolate RE-2024b chromosome 8, fPemKlu1.hap1, whole genome shotgun sequence genomic region, the following are encoded:
- the LOC139205726 gene encoding tripartite motif-containing protein 16-like: MAQKGVQLDRETFSCSICLDPLKDPVTIPCGHNYCMSCIRAHWDGEDEKRMYSCPQCRQTFTPRPVLLKNTMLAALVEELKKTGLQAAPADHCYAGAEDVACDFCTGRKLKALKSCLVCLVSYCEQHLQPHYEVAALKKHKLVEPSRKLQENICSRHDEVMKMFCRTDQQSICYLCPVDQHKGHDTVSAAAERTERQTELERSRLNIQQRIQDREKDLKELQQEVEDICSSADEAVEHGEETFTELIRLMERRSSELKRQVRSQQEAEVSRVKELQEELEQEIRELKRRDAELEELSHTEDHSQFVHSYRSLPALREDTHSSSINIRPLRHFEDVTAAVSELREKLQDALRDHWTNISLTVTQVDVSLPQPEPTTRAGFLRYAQQITLDPNTAYRELLLSEENRKVTRVKQQQSYSDHPDRFTVRFQVLSRESLTGRCYWEVEMRGRRWWFDVAVTYKSISRDGSDSRLGFNDKSWSLYCGPNSYHFYHNSVKTPVSGPRSSRVGVYLDHRAGVLSFYSVSETMTLLHRVQTSFTQPLHAGLYIYCPGSSAEFCKLT, encoded by the coding sequence ATGGCGCAGAAAGGAGTCCAGCTGGACCGTGAAACCTTCTCCTGTTCGATCTGTCTGGATCCACTGAAGGATCCGGTGACGATTCCCTGTGGTCACAACTACTGCATGAGCTGTATTAGAGCCCActgggatggagaggatgagaagaggatgtacagctgccctcagtgcaggcagacgttcacaccgaggcctgtcctgctgaaaaacaccatgttagcagctttagtggaggagctgaagaagacgggactccaggctgctcctgctgatcactgctacgctggagctgaagatgtggcctgtgatttctgcactgggaggaaactgaaagccctcaagtcctgtctggtctgtctggtgtcttactgtgagcaacacctgcagcctcactatgaagtggctgcattaaagaaacacaagctggtggagccgtccaggaagctccaggagaacatctgctctcgtcacgatgaggtgatgaagatgttctgccgcaccgatcagcagagtatctgttatctctgcCCTGTGGACCAACATAAAGGCCacgacacagtgtcagctgcagcagagaggactgagaggcagacagagctggagaggagtcgcctgaacatccagcagaggatccaggacagagagaaagacctgaaggagctccagcaggaggtggaggacatctgcagctctgccgatgaagcagtggagcacGGCGAGGAGACGTTCACCGAGCTGATccgtctgatggagagaaggagctctgagctgaagcggcaggtcagatcccagcaggaagccgaagtgagtcgagtcaaagagcttcaggaggagctggagcaggagatcagggagctgaagaggagggacgctgagctggaggagctctcacacacagaggatcacagccagtttgtccacagctacagatcactgccagctctcagagaggacacacactcatccagcatcaacatccgtcctctgagacactttgaggacgtgacggctgctgtgtcagagctcagagagaaactacaggacgctctgagggaccactggacaaacatctcactgactgtgactcaggTGGACGTTTCACTGCCTCAACCAGAGCCCACGACCAGAGCTGGATTCTTAAGATATGCTCAACAGATCacactggatccaaacacagcttATAGAGAGCTGTTATTGtctgaggagaacagaaaagtaacaagagtgaaacaacaacagtctTATTCTGATCATCCAGACAGATTCACTGTCAGGTTTcaggtcctgagcagagagagtctgactggacgttgttactgggaggtggagatgagagggaggaggtggtggtttGATGTAGCCGTCACATACAAGAGCATCAGCAGAGACGGGAGTGACTCTAGACTTGGATTCAATGACAAATCTTGGTCGTTGTATTGTGGCCCAAACAGTTATCACTTTTATCACAACAGTGTCAAAACTCCCGTCTCAGGTCCTCGGTCCTCCAGAGTGGGGGtgtacctggaccacagagcaggtgttctgtccttctacagcgtctctgagaccatgactctcctccacagagtccagacctccTTCACTCAGCCGCTACACGCTGGACTCTACATTTActgtcctggatcctctgctgaGTTCTGTAAACTGACTTAG
- the LOC139205223 gene encoding tripartite motif-containing protein 16-like, translated as MAQKGVQLDRETFSCSICLDPLKDPVTIPCGHNYCMSCIRAHWDGEDEKRMYSCPQCRQTFTPRPVLLKNTMLAALVEELKKTGLQAAPADHCYAGAEDVACDFCTGRKLKALKSCLVCLVSYCEQHLQPHYEVAALKKHKLVEPSRKLQENICSRHDEVMKMFCRTDQQSICYLCSVDQHKGHDTVSAAAERTERQTELERSRLNIQQRIQDREKDLKELQQEVEDICSSADEAVEHGEETFTELIRLMERRSSELKRQVRSQQEAEVSRVKELQEELEQEIGELKRRDAELEELSHTEDHSQFVHSYRSLPALREDTHSSSINIRPLRHFEDVTAAVSELREKLQDALRDHWTNISLTVTQVDVLLPQPEPTTRAGFLRYARQITLDPNTAHRNLLLSEENRKVTRVKQQQSYSDHPDRFTVWEQVLSRESLTGRCYWEVEIRGGWFGLFGVAVTYKSIRRDGRSKDSELGFNDKSWSLDCDTNSYQFYHNRVQTPVSGPLSSRVGVYLDHRAGVLSFYSVSETMTLLHRVQTSFTQPLHAGLWIDYYGSSAEFCKLT; from the coding sequence ATGGCGCAGAAAGGAGTCCAGCTGGACCGTGAAACCTTCTCCTGTTCGATCTGTCTGGATCCACTGAAGGATCCGGTGACGATTCCCTGTGGTCACAACTACTGCATGAGCTGTATTAGAGCCCActgggatggagaggatgagaagaggatgtacagctgccctcagtgcaggcagacgttcacaccgaggcctgtcctgctgaaaaacaccatgttagcagctttagtggaggagctgaagaagacgggactccaggctgctcctgctgatcactgctacgctggagctgaagatgtggcctgtgatttctgcactgggaggaaactgaaagccctcaagtcctgtctggtctgtctggtgtcttactgtgagcaacacctgcagcctcactatgaagtggctgcattaaagaaacacaagctggtggagccgtccaggaagctccaggagaacatctgctctcgtcacgatgaggtgatgaagatgttctgccgcaccgatcagcagagtatctgttatctctgctctgtggaccaacataaaggccacgacacagtgtcagctgcagcagagaggactgagaggcagacagagctggagaggagtcgcctgaacatccagcagaggatccaggacagagagaaagacctgaaggagctccagcaggaggtggaggacatctgcagctctgccgatgaagcagtggagcacGGCGAGGAGACGTTCACCGAGCTGATccgtctgatggagagaaggagctctgagctgaagcggcaggtcagatcccagcaggaagccgaagtgagtcgagtcaaagagcttcaggaggagctggagcaggagatcggggagctgaagaggagggacgctgagctggaggagctctcacacacagaggatcacagccagtttgtccacagctacagatcactgccagctctcagagaggacacacactcatccagcatcaacatccgtcctctgagacactttgaggacgtgacggctgctgtgtcagagctcagagagaaactacaggacgctctgagggaccactggacaaacatctcactgactgtgactcaggTGGACGTTTTACTGCCTCAACCAGAGCCCACGACCAGAGCTGGATTCTTAAGATATGCTCGACAGATCacactggatccaaacacagctcatagaaatctgttattgtctgaggagaacagaaaagtaacaagagtgaaacaacaacagtctTATTCTGATCATCCAGACAGATTCACTGTCTGGGAAcaggtcctgagcagagagagtctgactggacgttgttactgggaggtggagatcAGAGGGGGGTGGTTTGGGTTGTTTGGTGTAGCCGTCACATACAAGAGCATCAGGAGAGACGGGAGATCAAAAGACTCTGAACTTGGATTCAATGACAAATCTTGGTCGTTGGATTGTGACACAAACAGTTATCAGTTTTATCACAACAGAGTCCAAACTCCCGTCTCAggtcctctgtcctccagagTGGGGGtgtacctggaccacagagcaggtgttctgtccttctacagcgtctctgagaccatgactctcctccacagagtccagacctccTTCACTCAGCCGCTACACGCTGGACTCTGGATTGACTATTATGGATCCTCTGCTGAGTTCTGTAAACTGACTTAG